The genomic window ctctcttggacctgtgactgggctgaagtcaggcagttcttttgttttagttattattaataaaactttataaaatataatatttagttattgaccattaattttaaaacccacaggtTGAACCAATTGTAgtttctgatggtgatggaatactattgtgctcaaaggaatgatgaactggaggaattccatgtgaactggaaagactgtcagaaattgatgcagagtgaaatgagcaaacaaggagaacattgtacacagagactgatacactgtggcacaatcaaatgcaatagacttttCTGCAATGACCTAGAGCAACCtggaaggacttatgagaaagaaatccagaaaaagaattgtgggatcagaaatgcagaagaaaaacatatgattgatcatgtgattCAATggagatcactttattgcaaatatgaataatatgaaaataggttttgaaaaatgatacatgtaaaacccagtggaattgcttgtcagttctgggagtggggaaggaagaggggtgggatttGATCATGACTCatgtaacaatgaaaaaatattcccaaaaaataaatacatttaaaaatgaaaaagacctttatgcataattctaaattgccttcctgaATAGTTTGATCAattaagggagagaatttgagatacaaaattctttttaaaaaaattggaaactatttttgtatataattgaggaagaaatgaaattcaattatttaaaaagagcCAGATGTTACTTCTTGGAAGACTATCTGTTGTCAAGAAACTATTTCAATTCTATCCTTGACAAGAGGGTCAGAAACTGAGAAGGAGATGTAAAAAAGTGATCATCCAAAGAAAAACTGTTCAAAAAGACTAATTTAAATTATATGATGTCCACTTGTCTCCAGAAAGTAGGAAAGTACTGCCTAAAACACATAGGTTTTAGGCTGaaaatttttcaaattctttcttcctaTGTTCTTTAAAAGAGAAGCTCAGAATATTCCATCTGAGCCAGGCTAGAAGATATAATGCTTTTTACTCAAAGAAGAGATTTATTTCCTGTGTTCTTAAAGGAAGTTTccttataaattaattattttaaccaTTCTTTTAGAGAATAAAGGAAATTTACTTTAAAGAAAATGACTGATATTACTGCAAACTGAACAACTACTGAGGTCATGATGAGTATATCCTACCTTGTGAagtttctgtgtgtgtatgtgtgttggaAAGGACAGAGGtattaaatataaattgtatAATGTTTAGAAAGTTAAGATATGAGGACTTCACaagcaatcaacaaatatttattaaaaatctactatgtgccaggcattattcAAGTGCAAGAACTACAAAGATAAAACTGATGTAGTTTCTGCTTTCAACAAGTTTATATTCTGTCAGGGgacataacaaaaatatatacaagcatatttaaaatattcataaagtcagtaaaaaataaatcatatctGATGTAAGGTCAAATCCTATATGTTTAAAGAGGAGGAATTtaaagataaaggttaaaaacagAAGCTTTCAAGCCAGATTAAATTGAGGTATTCAGAAAGACATGTTTCTTGCATTCTTGGGTCTTGAAgggttagaaaaaaatagagtttgTTATGTGCTTACTCTTTGACAAGATTCATGAAAATACTTTGATCATAAAACTGTTCCTAATGGCCATGACTGATATCCATTCACTATGAAGCTTGATAatgtcccatttttttttacagtggGACAGTTTATTTGCATTCTCTGTCATTGGAACAGACAGCTCATAGTCTCCAAATATAGTtcacagaaaaataattttctctgtcTTAGAAAGAAGGGGACTCTCTAGAAAATAAGACCAAAATATGTTTGAGTATTGTATGAATAGATTTTGTAAGAAATGATTCCCAGAGTGAGAAGAGTGGTTTTAGCCTCCTTGCATTCAAATATTACTGAGGTTTAAAAAGCAGTCAGGATTTTGAAATGGAAATTTTGGTCCTATCATGACTCAAAATCCTTCTGGGACAGGTGTCAATTAATATACATTACAAGGCAATGGAGGAATAATGTGTGTTAGAGAGCCAGGGTTGTGACAACAGGAAAAATTTACCCAATGGACAGAAGTCCTTTAATAACTGGAAAAATGCCATTACCTTATCATTTTATAAGACAAACTCAAAATTTAACAGCACTCAATGGAATATAATAAGCTTGtacctatataatatatatatataatatatataataataaaactacCTACTACAAAATCTGACAGTTCATTTTACCTTCCCaagttcattttccattttcaatcACCCAATATAATCTGAACATATGATCCAAATTACCATCCATCAGATATTCAAAATGGAAAAGTCCAACTCGAtagtaaaaattaaagaataatgaaGATATTAAATTTTCTTCAGAAAGATACAcgtggaattaaattaaataaagaaattgacATTGGTTCAAAAAGACAGATAGGATACAAGGATTGATTCTGTGAAAACAAAGGAACAACAATTATTAAAACAATAGCAGAAATTGGAGCCATATAGGCAAATATTGAATGAGACTGATCCCATATGATACCTAGAAATAGTTAGTGCTGCCCAGTGCATATCAGTCTTTTGGAAAACCTGTAAATGATGAGTACTGACTATGTCAAGGAATaacattaaaatgaataataaacagATTCTATTAGCCCAAGATGGCTGAAGACATCACTAGGAAGTAGGAAATGAACTCAGTAGACAAAAGGAACAACTACTGTtgtacttaaaaataataatgctactatttatatagctttttacTATGTATAAAccgttttatatatgttatctcattaacTACTAACTCATATTGAATATTTGAGGAACATAACATACTAGCAAACCTTGGTATTTGTCTACATAGACTTTCTACCTCTCTAAAAGATGGGAACAATAATATATCATAAATTAAAAGTATCTGACTATTTTATAAGTGGTTCACACAAACACTCAACCAGGAATCAGAAATCTTCTAAGGTTACTAAAGTTTAGTGGTAGATTTTTCAGTTTATGGACTTCCAATCAGGATCCCTTTGGATCAAGCCATACACTTTCCAATATATAATGGCTTTGTCTGGCATCATGGATTCTAGAATTGTCTTTTGATAGCCTTAAGTTTTGTCCAAGAACCTGATAATTTCAACCAAATGTAAACAATATTtaggatttagattttattttaaggtttgcaaagagcttacCAAATATCCTATTTGCTACTCAGAACATGTTGATAGACGTGTTAGATTTAGGGATAGACAATGGATGAAATATGTGACTTTCCTAGAACAGGCATACATCTCCACCAAGAATAATATGTCTCTTGTTTCCTAAACTACTGATCTTTGGGCACTTTTGGTTCTTTGTTGTCTCTCAAGATGTGCAGGATGTAAACATTTACAACTTGTATGTCTTTCTTAAACAAAAGAAACAACACAACTACaacttctgccaagaaaatgctagaaaaaataatgtgaGATGTCTGCATTCATTTTAATAGCTTCAGCAAAGGCAGAAATCTACTAGAAAATTTGAATGTGCTTGGAACACCTACATtaacaaattaatataaattacttCATTACTAGTTGTGAAGCAGCTTAATGAAGAAAACTTGTTTGTTCATAAAATAGACCTAGAGGCTTGAGGCGAGCTATAAAGAAATCAGCTGTTATCATTTATTGCCAAATACTGACTTATTTGAACTCTTCGATGATCTAGTTGAGATGATCTAGATGGACACACACTTGAAGTGTAAAAGATCACAAAAATACTACCAGACTCAGATAGCAGTTCAAAATCAGATATAAGGGAATACTGTGTTGGGCCCCAATAATCTGTTCAAACAATGAGAAAGAACCTAGAACAATATACTTTAatcttattaatttagaaaatctaGATACAATCTATATGCATGTAATATTTGTGCTGACTTGTTTGGTACTCTTTAGGTTCAGTTTTAGGAAGGCAGAAATATATTTCTCATGAGGATTATGGTCAGTTATATTCTTATTTAGAAATGGCAAAGGAACAAAATTGTTAGCAGGACACATCTTAAGCAGGCTAAAGATGCCTAACTAACCTGACTATTTTACAATGTTCCAGgtgaaacaagtgaaaaagataCACATGTAACTAGATTCATGTTATATGCAccttatatataaatgcatatattcaTTGATGTATATATTAATTGTTGTTtgattaaatatttctattttctgcatttgttttgcTCTTATGATACATATATTGAAGCCTCATTAGTCTATGGACTAAGCTTAGTTTTACTGACAGTTATGTGGATATAATCttgtatttttacattttattattttgtaggcATCTGGATGGTATTATTGCTTTcatattttattgctattatgTAATACGAAGCAGCTATAACTCAGTGACTAAGAGCATTGGCCCAGcatcagaaagacctgtgttcaaatcaagtttcatatacttcctagctatgtatataaccttggtcaaatcacttcacATCTATGAGTGTAGGAGGAAGCTAGtatgcccagtggatagagtgctgggcctggaataatgaaaacttgatttcaaatccaacctcagacacttcatagctgtgtgacctggggtaaGTTGCTAAACTTCATATTGCCTACACTGGATTCCCtaaagaagcaaatggcaaactactcaaaTATCCTGATAGATAGCTATGGTCCACAGAATCACAGAGTCAGGCATGACAGAATgattgactgaacaacaacaacaaatatggaTCTAAATATACTGCataggcaaatatatatatatagtgtcttTAATACAATTTAGGCCCATAATGAGTGATATAGACTGAATGAAGTATTAGAGTATAAAAAGATGGTTGATAGTAGGATACTGTAGTAAATCAATTCACCTCCATGAAGGAAAGCCAGGAATGACTTCCATTCACCACTACTTGGAGACTAgctttatctataaaaatatatttatttgtaatttaaaGATATGGCTATAAGGATTAGAAACAAGGAAACCTTAATACTACATGGAAACTAAATCCACCCACTCTTCTTCGTTTGCTGCAAGGAAAAAGTCTTCTGGTCTTTATGCTATACTCACTTACAACTATCTAAAAAACACAAACACTATCTGACTAAATCTAATCTATGATTCTTATTAAATGTAACTTAATTTTGTTGAAAGTGTTTCCAATTAACGAGAGTTAGTTAGCCAAATGTATCTGAGGCTAACTATCCAGAGTGTAACTCTGAGATGGCTCTCAGAGCTAAGGCAAATAGGACTTTGGTCTTTCTCCTCTCACAAGCAGCTCTCAGAACAGGAGATCTGGCACTTTCTTCTCCATAATGAATTTAAACAGTGATGAAAATGTAAAACTCTCCAGATGGTTTCCAAGTTCCCCTTCTTCTTTTTGATTTTGAAAAGCACTGAAAAACTTGAAACATAATTATGAAGATGTACATATAGCTAAGCACTAGTGAAAGAAATAATCCCATGTTTGACCACTGCCTAATCTGACTACATACTAGGAAGACCATTTTTATGTAATAACCAGGTTAGTCGTCTTTACTTAGGCAATTTAGGTAAATTCTTTCCTGATTATACTCAGTTTAGAAAAGTTCATCACATGTACAAGATGAGCAAACTTTCTTAATCATAGATCACTTAAACTAAAgaagaattcatggaggaaataaagggcaGTCAGATTTCATCAGTTGTTACTGTATCAGTGGatagctttctaatttttttgtcatAAAGTCTCTTGAAGTTTTCCTGGATACTTTCATTGTgataatactttttcattcacaATCCATCATTGtactattattgttactatgaatgatgttctcttggttctactcacttccctTTACATCactataagtctttccaggatttttctcttctctcctaagCAACAAACAGTAGCAGAAACAAAATTgtatctcttcttccccttcctcttccctttcccttctctttttccctttctcctcctcttgttattcttgttgttgttgttgttgttgttgttcttcttcttctccttctttttcttcgtCTTCCACTTTATGACCAAAACAAATGAACTGTAAAGGTTGAACCCCTTTCAAATCACAGCATCCAGCTAAAGGTTGGTGAAAATCCTATTGCATTCAATACTTATCAGGTTACAATTAGAGTATTGTATTTATTTCTGAGTGCTTTAGTCTAGGAAAGGCacagataaaaagaagcaaataaaagaacaaaaacgGTTTGGTATCAGAGAGCAAAACTATGGCaatggagaagaagaagaagaagaagaagaagaagaagaagaagaagaagaagaagaagaagaagaagaagaagaagaagaagaagaagaagaagaagaagaagaagaagaagaagaagaagaagaagaagaagaagaagaagaagaagaagaagaagaagaagaagaagaagaagaagaagaagaagaagaagaagaagaagaagaagaagaagaagaagaagaagaagaagaagaaggaggaggaggaggaggaggaggaggaggaggaggaggaggaggaggaggaggaggaggaggaggaggaggaggaggaggaggaggaggaggaggaggaggaggaggaggaggaggaggaggaggaggaggaggaggaggaggaggaggaggaggaggaggaggaggaggaggaggaggaggaggaggaggaggaggaggaggaggaagaggaggaggaagaggaggaggaggaggaggaggaggaggaggaggaggaggaggagaagaacagcaacaacaacaacaacagagaaAGAGGTACTTTGGCATGAGATAAAGAAAAATTCCTAACAATTCAATCTATCTAACATGGCATAGAATACCTCCAATGGCAGTAAGTTCCTCACTACTAGTATTTTTCAATTAGAGGCTTAATTATAATTTGTCAGATTAGATATAGAAGTTTTGTCTTAAGTGCATAGTATAATAAATTAACTCTGAAGTCTTCTCTAATATGACAGGAAATGATTCAATGATTTGATAAATCAATGATTATATAGGTGAAAGACCAAAAGAATGTTTGAATTAGGagtcattatttaaaaaagaatcattatTCAGAACAGAGTCAGATAGATAGGAAGTCTGATGAGCAAAAACCATGAAATTAGAATAAACTAGTAAAAATCCAGAGCAACAAACCATTACGATATACCAGATTACTAAAAGTTATTATAAATCATGAAATAGAAGAAGCAAAGTAGAAATAACAAAGAACACTAGAACAATGAATCAAAGATATTTAAAGTGAACAAAATAGAGACAGTTAAGAGTTTAGGAAGAAAATAAGTAATAAGACAACCAAAAaacttaaggaaaataaaatctataatgAAAAGACAAATTATGTATCAACAACAAGTAAAATAAGATTACTGGGCACATCCATTttccacaaaattatttttatttcacacaAAAATGGCATTAGTTGTACGACTTGGCCATTCTGGGGCTATGGAATGGAAGCAAGTAAGATCATAACCTTTAAAATgtggatgagaaaaaaaagaagggattctgggaaaaaaaaaacactagttATTTATCATGCCTTCTTTAAAAACAGTTTCCCAATGACCTTCTCCCGGATTTGACGAGTCTTCACACAGTACACAATAGGATTCATCAGTGGAGGAACCAAGACATAGACATCAGCAATGAGGATCCTAATTAATGGGGACCCATGTTTGGCAAAGCGGTGAACAATAGCTAAGGTGACAACAGGTACATAGAAAATGAGCACAGCACAGATATGAGAAATACAGGTGTTGAAGGCTTTTAAACGTTCTTGGTTGGAAGCAATAGCTAAAACAGTCTTTAGGATCATTATGTAGGACAATAAAATCAGTACTAAGTTCATCATGCCTAACAGAGCTACAAAAAATCCGTAGATGACATTGACTCTATTATCAGAACAAGACAATCTCATGACATCCTGGTGGAGACAATAAGAATGGGAAAGGAGGTTTCCCTTACAAAATCTCAGCCTCCTTAGAGTGATAGGAAATGGGATTATAAATGCAAAACTGGAAATGGCAAAGAAAAGTCCAATTTGAATGACTCTGACATTGGTGAGAATGGAACTATATCTTAGGGGGTTGCAGATGGCTATGAAACGATCAAAGGACATGATGACAAGCACAGAGGACTCCATGGcagtgaaggaatgaatgaagaattCCTGGGCAATGCAAGCATCAATGGAGATTCCTGGAGCATTCAATAGAAAGATTCTAAGCATGGTTggcaaggaagagaaagataggCAAAGATCAGAGAATGCCAGCATAGAGAGAAAATAATACATGGGTTCATGGAGAGAAGGCTCTGTCTTGATGAGGAGGAGAATAGTAGAGTTACCCACTGTGGCAATGATATATATGAGGCAGATGGGTATGGATATCCAGATGTGCATATGTTCCATTCCTGGGATGCCAATGAGGAAAAAGGTGGAAATGTTGTCCTCAGAGTGGTTGAGAGGGGACATAAATGACAAAGGTGAGAAATATGGTTTGGATGACAAATGGCATTCCCTGAACTggacaataacaaaaacaagacGGATTGATTAATtagatgaaatactattttaagCTGACTTCTAAATTTAATGATTCACAAACCTATTCCTCATCTATTTCTCTTCTATGTTTTTAGTAACTAGGTACTATATACTGCTGAGATTATGTGACAGAGCAATGACTAAAGAAATAGTTACAAGGAAAGAGggataagaaaaaagtaattgaatAGAGCCCTCTAAATGCTAGTCACtgtattaattatttcattgCCACAGGGATTTTGGAGAACGAGAAAAATATCTCAATTCCCATAAAGATATATCCATATAATCATATGGttggaaaagaattttgaaaCTATCAAGTCTATATATCATGTATGCATGAGTATATGTGCacatgaataaatgtttgttttgtgtgtgtatgtgtgtgtttgtgtatatgtgaaTAAAATATAGTTCAGGAGATGAaagagctctttttaaaaaaatatttatttatttactgatttatttattttttagaatgcttttccacatttacatgattcttttctttctctcccctgttctgtggcccttcccagagttgacaagcaattccactggattgtataTGAAAGAGCTCTTAAAGGTCATTTACTTGAATGCCCTCTTTAACAAGAGGAATTTGAAACAGAGAGACATCAAAGAGTTGTTAGTGAAAGAACTGCTACTAGAACTCAGGACACCTACTTCagttctactttttttaaaaaatttaaattcatttattcatttgtttgttacattaaacaCTCAGAtaatttcctcccttcccccaatcacttaattagaaaaggcatcatctgacaaaaagatgcatctctatctatctttctgtatgtatgtatgtatgtaaaattaTGACTTGCCTATTtctgttcatcagttctttctctgtaggtggacATAACATTGGGTATTTTTCAAGTGCATGCAAGTTttgctacattttaaaatatgcccAATCCGTTTTTCCTTATACCCATATTTTGACTATTTCTACATGTTAAAACAATCTTTCATCTTTCTTAATGGTATTTCCAAAATTGATAAGGAACAAAAAGATTCTAATTACTGACATCAATTCCTGTGAAAATTTCTGAGCTATCAGGAGCTTCTGAATTCATTTCTGAACATGTAGATTCTGATATTGCCGtcaaatgtaagctcattgatttttaatcaaatttgtgaatccatctaacCTATATTAGGAAAGACATTTTATATGcaagtatattttaatatgtgTAGGGCTGTACCTGGAAGTGAGAAACAGCACTCCAATGAAGCTATAGCAGCTATGATCAAAACCTAGAAAAGAGACAT from Monodelphis domestica isolate mMonDom1 chromosome 4, mMonDom1.pri, whole genome shotgun sequence includes these protein-coding regions:
- the LOC100020235 gene encoding olfactory receptor 51A7-like, with the protein product MSPLNHSEDNISTFFLIGIPGMEHMHIWISIPICLIYIIATVGNSTILLLIKTEPSLHEPMYYFLSMLAFSDLCLSFSSLPTMLRIFLLNAPGISIDACIAQEFFIHSFTAMESSVLVIMSFDRFIAICNPLRYSSILTNVRVIQIGLFFAISSFAFIIPFPITLRRLRFCKGNLLSHSYCLHQDVMRLSCSDNRVNVIYGFFVALLGMMNLVLILLSYIMILKTVLAIASNQERLKAFNTCISHICAVLIFYVPVVTLAIVHRFAKHGSPLIRILIADVYVLVPPLMNPIVYCVKTRQIREKVIGKLFLKKA